A stretch of Pseudoliparis swirei isolate HS2019 ecotype Mariana Trench chromosome 14, NWPU_hadal_v1, whole genome shotgun sequence DNA encodes these proteins:
- the LOC130204510 gene encoding poly(rC)-binding protein 3-like isoform X3: MEPIKVQSEGGLNVTLTIRLLMHGKEVGSIIGKKGETVKKMREDSGARINISEGNCPERIVTITGPTDAIFKAFAMIAYKFEEDIINSMSNSPATSKPPVTLRLVVPASQCGSLIGKGGSKIKEMRESTGAQVQVAGDMLPNSTERAVTISGAPEAIIQCVKQICVVMLESPPKGATIPYRPKPASTPVIFSGGQVRADPLGASTANLSLLLQHQPLPAYTIQGQYAIPHPDQLSKLHQLAMQQTPFNPLGQTTPAFPAAGLDASNQASTHELTIPNDAA; this comes from the exons ATGGAGCCCATCAAGGTCCAATCAGAAGGCGGACTGAATGTGACCCTCACCATCAGGCTGCTGATGCATGGCaag GAGGTGGGAAGCATCATAGGAAAG AAAGGAGAGACGGTGAAGAAGATGCGTGAAGAC AGCGGCGCCCGCATCAACATCTCGGAGGGGAATTGCCCCGAGCGGATCGTCACCATCACCGGGCCGACGGACGCCATCTTCAAGGCCTTCGCCATGATCGCCTACAAGtttgaggag GATATAATCAACTCTATGAGCAACAGTCCGGCCACCAGCAAACCCCCCGTGACCCTGAGGCTCGTCGTCCCGGCCAGCCAGTGCGGCTCCCTCATCGGCAAAGGAGGCTCCAAAATcaaagagatgagagag TCCACAGGAGCTCAGGTCCAGGTTGCAGGCGACATGCTCCCCAACTCCACCGAGAGGGCGGTGACCATCTCGGGGGCCCCGGAGGCCATCATCCAGTGTGTCAAGCAGATATGTGTGGTGATGCTTGAG TCCCCACCGAAAGGTGCCACCATCCCCTACCGCCCCAAGCCTGCCTCCACCCCTGTCATTTTTTCAGGTGGCCAGGTAAGAGCAGACCCACTGGGGGCGTCCACGGCCAACCTCAGCCTCTTACTGCAGCACCAGCCACTGCCT GCGTACACCATCCAAGGACAGTACGCCATCCCTCATCCAGAC cAGTTGAGCAAGCTCCACCAGTTGGCTATGCAGCAAACCCCCTTTAACCCCCTCGGACAGACCACCCCTGCCTTCCCCG